From a region of the Triticum aestivum cultivar Chinese Spring chromosome 7D, IWGSC CS RefSeq v2.1, whole genome shotgun sequence genome:
- the LOC123168073 gene encoding tRNA(adenine(34)) deaminase, chloroplastic, whose product MYSSYSAAAFALRAAKPAYNAHSPYAPSHHCSQQHYDGDGAHRELLPLNPHLSPRFLLDGYLLRHSAHLLLLSARLRPPPPLHPPHSCCHRRAAARCCCSGGGRSYVQHVTWGLEGRGHRCCGQGTGRSNLGVGCRRLKARGCGCGSYGSGRLGLGTSCGHRDTPRLLGRVVRQEVWRYEGGQCPHRSCSMECHSDWDGEEDEDQCGHAQWERPGKSSFRRKWKEEEEEDDDRCRDCRRRKGVENEYYDEGGYSGRRREIRDVNGMHDRHRYHRRRLEQRGYIDDEDTRRRSDVMEGRGRREFESDEARNAGARRYSEDDRKYDRRRERRDSEYEDVYDARRVGAGRYNEDYRRFDRRTGRMDFEIDSEDDVRRDGRRVRNDDERFVIQNTRRKKYMEEDDQDIAEHKNYSHGRSQRSASAFHEDDSQRASSSRNAVDTRVSRGNSSSRVRWDDNVDRRASQTLEERGRRYSSSVGLSNDEKDEYSYDDAQLVRVRDHRTGTQDVKVITEDDTRLISSSKNSSILKHSSDLDQQVAAQKDESKSSQRIVETSLNRGSNTELDSETQSNQLEDRRNYIDNKSSSLQSSVKMANDSRRQIDQHDVVDQQVVALTDSRTSTEKLTDIKMDSSQHVSRASHSQRNYEEVNQTDIDDRSTSVENITHITRDKRRYVNQQVIHETDIDVQNVTHVDVSTIHASDISASRSSQNRSDTRSDVNSISSISLIDRARGEQEQIHQNKVIAGDNTIVRGSQSHHDTGVYGQVHSASVIDSTKEMQEQAELTKACTNNAATTSTSESHIQTRIYDRFQPSSSVNTVSSVEEQIDLTKVHATDTAVVSNSHNRSNNEARRTSALNIVGGRDSRDESDLQITQGSGIDRSNQVGTTFSESSQDSRERLTRVEETGRLVHHDTVLNSQHTGTGRISDDKDITSLGIESTEEASIINVDMEQRGTILGTSETTARENIQGGSSTRKSVNESLLESAARLEKSSTFHVGQFVSELQRGFSDADTTSTKKTEKSIMEGTTRSSSRSRMKGPSDEVWDVQSTTSQETFKTADKEEGFSADGGTNSASQTPKSETAIAKKVHKSLWAYVADIVRLGWVKHGGSHDSTSKSFRKSSSSNSQRSEGWLSSQGHDNDGIQKRNWSSKHNDHSLMKSHSGESESIVASTLKDESLPTGTQGLQISGAGNIPEVGRSKRDSVPKITKDDVQISGERAKQSEVGASPKGNTIGSSAEDSISTLVDVTVGHSPEHEAASSSGISTQGSAEINAGKGVSAGTSSTTIKDKEAGRSDDASSWRYGPSVAITPYQFPQTQAMVPHENTSSAFSELTELPTGGSTGMKEKIVGHKAPEVLRTEDKDAELKRRKIQRNKQVLKETFDEWEEAYQHDAKQRKTDELFMKEALLEAQRAADIWEVPVGAVLVHNGEIIARGCNLVEDLRDSTAHAEIVCIREASSKLKTWRLADTTLYVTLEPCAMCAGAILQARVDTVVWGAPNKLLGADGSWVRLFPGDGQTSTLDPANQKQTAGPVHPFHPKIIVRRGVLSTECSEIMQQFFQLRRKKKRAESPPRAHYSGHRHHPIKFFTKMQHMFGTVFCL is encoded by the exons ATGTACAGCTCCTACTCCGCCGCCGCGTTCGCCCTGAGGGCCGCGAAGCCAGCCTACAACGCCCATTCCCCTTACGCCCCGTCGCACCACTGCAGCCAGCAGCACTACGACGGCGACGGTGCTCACCGCGAGCTACTCCCGCTCAACCCTCACCTCTCTCCCCGCTTCCTGCTCGACGGGTACCTCCTCCGCCACTCtgctcacctcctcctcctctccgcgcgGCTCCGCCCCCCGCCCCCGCTGCATCCGCCGCACAGCTGCTGCCACCGGCGCGCGGCCGCCCGCTGCTGCTGCAGCGGCGGCGGAAGGTCGTATGTTCAGCACGTTACTTGGGGATTGGAGGGGCGCGGGCACCGATGCTGCGGGCAGGGCACTGGACGGTCGAATCTCGGAGTGGGTTGCCGGCGATTGAAGGCGCGGGGATGCGGCTGCGGCAGCTACGGCAGTGGCAGGTTAGGTCTCGGAACTAGCTGTGGACATCGGGATACGCCGAGGTTGCTGGGGAGGGTGGTGCGGCAGGAGGTGTGGAGGTATGAGGGTGGCCAGTGTCCGCACAGAAGTTGTTCGATGGAATGCCACAGTGATTGGGATGGTGAAGAGGATGAGGATCAATGCGGTCACGCTCAGTGGGAGCGGCCAGGTAAGTCGAGTTTTAGAAGGAagtggaaagaagaagaagaagaagatgatgatagaTGTCGAGATTGCCGTCGGAGGAAGGGTGTGGAAAATGAGTACTATGATGAAGGCGGGTACAGTGGCCGACGGAGGGAAATTCGGGATGTGAATGGGATGCATGACAGGCATCGGTATCACCGGAGGAGGTTGGAGCAGAGGGGTTACATCGATGACGAGGATACGAGGCGAAGAAGCGATGTGATGGAAGGGAGAGGCAGGAGGGAGTTTGAATCTGATGAGGCAAGGAATGCTGGTGCTAGAAGATACAGTGAGGATGACAGGAAATATGATCGGAGAAGAGAAAGAAGGGATTCTGAATATGAGGATGTGTATGATGCTAGAAGAGTGGGAGCTGGCAGGTATAATGAGGATTACCGAAGATTTGATCGGAGAACAGGGAGGATGGATTTTGAAATCGACAGTGAGGATGATGTGAGAAGAGATGGGAGGCGCGTTAGAAATGATGATGAAAGATTTGTTATTCAGAACACAAGGAGAAAGAAGTATATGGAGGAGGATGATCAAGATATTGCTGAGCATAAGAACTACTCACATGGTAGGTCTCAGAGGTCTGCATCTGCATTTCATGAGGATGATTCACAGAGGGCTTCGAGTTCAAGGAACGCTGTTGATACAAGAGTTTCAAGGGGGAATTCATCCTCGAGGGTGCGGTGGGATGATAATGTAGACCGACGAGCTTCACAGACATTGGAAGAGAGAGGCAGACGCTATTCTTCCTCGGTTGGTTTGTCAAATGATGAGAAAGATGAgtacagttatgatgatgcacaactTGTCAGGGTAAGAGATCATAGGACAGGAACACAAGATGTCAAGGTTATAACCGAGGATGATACAAGGTTGATTTCCAGTTCAAAGAACTCTTCCATTTTGAAGCACAGTAGCGATTTGGACCAGCAAGTAGCGGCACAAAAGGATGAATCAAAGAGCTCACAGAGGATAGTGGAGACATCATTAAACAGAGGTAGCAACACTGAACTGGATTCAGAAACACAGAGTAATCAACTGGAAGATAGAAGAAACTACATTGATAATAAGTCATCTTCTCTTCAAAGTTCTGTAAAGATGGCTAATGACAGTAGAAGACAAATTGATCAGCATGATGTGGTGGATCAGCAGGTTGTCGCACTCACTGACTCAAGGACAAGCACAGAAAAGCTCACAGATATAAAGATGGATAGTAGTCAACATGTTAGCAGGGCCTCTCACTCACAGAGAAATTACGAGGAAGTCAACCAGACGGATATCGATGATAGATCTACCTCTGTAGAAAATATAACTCATATTACAAGAGACAAAAGGAGGTATGTAAACCAGCAGGTGATACATGAAACGGACATAGATGTGCAGAATGTTACACATGTTGATGTTTCCACAATTCATGCTAGTGATATTTCTGCTTCTAGGAGCTCACAAAATCGTTCTGACACTAGATCAGATGTAAACTCTATCTCTAGCATAAGTCTCATTGACCGGGCAAGGGGCGAGCAAGAACAAATCCATCAAAACAAGGTCATTGCTGGCGATAATACAATAGTCAGGGGTTCACAGAGTCATCATGACACTGGAGTGTATGGTCAAGTTCACTCGGCTTCAGTTATTGACAGCACAAAAGAGATGCAAGAACAAGCGGAACTTACTAAGGCCTGTACTAACAATGCTGCTACAACAAGTACTTCAGAAAGCCATATCCAAACAAGAATATATGATCGATTTCAGCCATCCTCATCTGTAAACACTGTTAGTAGTGTGGAGGAACAAATTGATCTTACTAAGGTCCACGCTACTGACACTGCGGTTGTTAGCAATTCGCATAACCGAAGCAACAATGAAGCTCGTAGGACTTCAGCCCTCAATATTGTGGGGGGAAGGGATAGCCGTGATGAGAGTGATCTGCAAATTACACAAGGTTCTGGTATAGACAGAAGCAATCAAGTTGGGACCACATTTTCTGAATCCTCTCAGGATTCTAGAGAAAGACTGACAAGAGTAGAAGAAACCGGGAGATTAGTGCACCATGACACAGTTTTGAATTCGCAGCATACAGGCACTGGCAGAATCTCTGATGACAAAGATATTACTAGTTTGGGGATCGAGAGCACCGAAGAGGCATCTATCATCAATGTAGATATGGAGCAAAGAGGAACAATACTGGGAACGTCTGAAACTACCGCAAGAGAAAATATACAAGGTGGTTCATCTACCAGAAAGTCTGTCAACGAAAGCTTGTTAGAATCAGCTGCTCGATTAGAGAAATCATCTACATTTCATGTAGGCCAATTCGTTAGTGAGCTCCAAAGAGGATTCTCAGATGCAGATACTACTTCAACAAAGAAAACCGAGAAGTCCATAATGGAAGGTACAACGAGATCTTCATCTAGGTCCAGAATGAAGGGACCATCAGATGAGGTTTGGGATGTTCAAAGTACTACTTCTCAAGAGACCTTTAAGACGGCCGATAAGGAGGAAGGGTTCTCAGCTGATGGAGGTACCAACTCAGCCTCTCAGACACCCAAAAGTGAAACTGCTATTGCTAAAAAGGTTCACAAGTCACTTTGGGCCTATGTTGCAGACATAGTCCGTCTTGGTTGGGTTAAGCATGGTGGATCTCATGACTCTACCAGCAAATCATTTAGGAAAAGTTCATCCAGTAATTCTCAGAGGTCGGAGGGGTGGCTGTCAAGTCAGGGGCATGATAATGACGGCATTCAAAAGAGAAATTGGAGTAGCAAACATAATGATCATTCATTGATGAAGTCACATAGTGGAGAATCAGAATCTATAGTAGCATCAACGCTAAAGGATGAAAGCTTGCCTACAGGTACACAAGGTTTGCAAATATCAGGAGCCGGCAATATACCTGAAGTAGGTAGATCCAAAAGAGACTCCGTACCCAAAATAACCAAGGATGATGTGCAGATTTCAGGGGAGAGAGCAAAACAGTCTGAAGTGGGTGCATCACCCAAAGGAAATACCATCGGAAGCTCAGCTGAGGATAGCATATCAACTTTGGTAGATGTCACAGTGGGACATTCACCTGAACATGAAGCTGCTAGTTCATCCGGAATCTCAACTCAGGGTTCCGCTGAAATTAATGCTGGAAAAGGAGTCTCAGCCGGCACCTCTTCTACGACCATCAAAGATAAGGAAGCTGGTCGCAGTGACGATGCAAGTAGCTGGAGATATGGACCTTCAGTTGCTATAACACCTTACCAGTTTCCTCAGACCCAGGCAATGGTACCACATGAAAATACCTCATCTGCTTTCTCAGAATTAACCGAATTACCTACTGGTGGTTCCACTGGGATGAAAGAGAAGATTGTTGGGCATAAGGCCCCTGAAGTTTTAAGAACAGAAGATAAAGATGCTGAGCTGAAGAGGAGAAAGATTCAGAGAAATAAGCAAGTATTGAAGGAAACGTTTGATGAATGGGAGGAAGCATACCAGCATGATGCTAAACAGAGAAAGACTGATGAACTATTCATGAAGGAGGCTTTACTTGAAGCTCAGAGGGCTGCAGATATATGGGAAGTGCCAGTTGGAGCTGTGCTAGTACATAATGGTGAAATTATTGCTCGTGGTTGCAATCT AGTTGAAGATCTCAGGGATTCAACTGCACATGCTGAAATTGTTTGTATAAGAGAAGCTTCTAGCAAACTTAAGACGTGGCGCCTGGCG GATACAACACTTTATGTGACACTGGAACCTTGTGCAATGTGTGCTGGTGCTATTCTTCAAGCAAGAGTTGACACTGTAGTATGGGGAGCCCCGAACAAGCTTCTTGGAGCCGATGGAAGCTGGGTTAG GCTTTTTCCTGGAGATGGGCAAACAAGCACATTGGATCCAGCAAACCAGAAGCAAACTGCCGGGCCTGTGCACCCGTTCCATCCAAAGATAATCGTAAGGCGTGGTGTCCTCTCCACGGAGTGCTCGGAGATAATGCAGCAGTTCTTCCAgctgcggaggaagaagaagagggcagagTCGCCACCTCGCGCGCACTACTCGGGCCATCGCCACCATCCGATCAAGTTTTTCACCAAGATGCAACACATGTTCGGCACTGTTTTCTGTTTATAG